The Corvus moneduloides isolate bCorMon1 chromosome 25, bCorMon1.pri, whole genome shotgun sequence genome includes a window with the following:
- the B3GAT1 gene encoding galactosylgalactosylxylosylprotein 3-beta-glucuronosyltransferase 1 isoform X7: MGLDSKEYCLSDRDIVEVVRTEYVYTRPPPWSDTLPTIHVVTPTYSRPVQKAELTRLANTLLHVPNLHWILVEDAQRRTPLITRLLRDTGLNYTHLNVETPRNYKLRGDMRDPRIPRGTMQRNLALRWLRETFNKNNSQPGIVYFADDDNTYSLELFEEMRSTRKVSVWPVAFVGGLRYESPKVNAAGKVYGWKTVFDPHRPFAIDMAGFAVNLRLILQRSQAYFKLRGVKGGYQESSLLRELVTLNDLEPKAANCTKILVWHTRTEKPVLVNEGKKGFTDPNVEI; encoded by the exons GCTTGGACTCCAAGGAATACTGCCTGTCGGACCGGGACATTGTGGAGGTGGTGAGGACAGAGTACGTGTACACGCGCCCACCCCCGTGGTCGGACACGCTGCCCACCATCCACGTGGTCACCCCCACCTACAGCCGGCCCGtgcagaaggcagagctgaCCCGGCTGGCCAACACGCTGCTGCACGTGCCCAACCTGCACTGGATCCTGGTGGAGGATGCCCAGCGCCGCACGCCGCTCATCACCCGCCTGCTGCGGGACACGGGGCTCAACTACACCCACCTCAACGTGGAGACACCCCGCAACTACAAACTGCGCGGGGACATGAGGGACCCCCGCATCCCCCGCGGCACCATGCAGAGGAACCTGGCCCTCAGGTGGCTGAGAGAGACCTTTAACAAAAACAACAGCCAGCCCGGGATTGTTTACTTTGCTGATGATGATAACACCTACAGCCTGGAGCTCTTCGAGGAG ATGCGCAGCACCAGGAAGGTGTCGGTGTGGCCTGTGGCCTTTGTGGGCGGCCTGCGCTACGAGTCGCCCAAGGTGAACGCGGCGGGGAAGGTGTACGGCTGGAAAACCGTGTTCGACCCGCACCGCCCCTTCGCCATCGACATGGCCGGCTTCGCCGTCAACCTCAGGCTCATCCTGCAGCGCTCTCAGGCCTACTTCAAACTGCGGGGAGTCAAGGGTGGCTaccaggagagcagcctgcTCCGGGAGCTGGTCACCCTCAACGACCTCGAGCCCAAGGCTGCCAATTGCACTAAG ATTTTAGTCTGGCACACAAGGACAGAAAAGCCTGTGCTGGTGAACGAGGGCAAGAAAGGATTCACAGATCCCAATGTGGAAATCTGA
- the B3GAT1 gene encoding galactosylgalactosylxylosylprotein 3-beta-glucuronosyltransferase 1 isoform X6 yields the protein MDDGGDSQRDLAAGLDSKEYCLSDRDIVEVVRTEYVYTRPPPWSDTLPTIHVVTPTYSRPVQKAELTRLANTLLHVPNLHWILVEDAQRRTPLITRLLRDTGLNYTHLNVETPRNYKLRGDMRDPRIPRGTMQRNLALRWLRETFNKNNSQPGIVYFADDDNTYSLELFEEMRSTRKVSVWPVAFVGGLRYESPKVNAAGKVYGWKTVFDPHRPFAIDMAGFAVNLRLILQRSQAYFKLRGVKGGYQESSLLRELVTLNDLEPKAANCTKILVWHTRTEKPVLVNEGKKGFTDPNVEI from the exons ATGATGGTGGTGACTCCCAGCGTGATCTCGCTGCAGGCTTGGACTCCAAGGAATACTGCCTGTCGGACCGGGACATTGTGGAGGTGGTGAGGACAGAGTACGTGTACACGCGCCCACCCCCGTGGTCGGACACGCTGCCCACCATCCACGTGGTCACCCCCACCTACAGCCGGCCCGtgcagaaggcagagctgaCCCGGCTGGCCAACACGCTGCTGCACGTGCCCAACCTGCACTGGATCCTGGTGGAGGATGCCCAGCGCCGCACGCCGCTCATCACCCGCCTGCTGCGGGACACGGGGCTCAACTACACCCACCTCAACGTGGAGACACCCCGCAACTACAAACTGCGCGGGGACATGAGGGACCCCCGCATCCCCCGCGGCACCATGCAGAGGAACCTGGCCCTCAGGTGGCTGAGAGAGACCTTTAACAAAAACAACAGCCAGCCCGGGATTGTTTACTTTGCTGATGATGATAACACCTACAGCCTGGAGCTCTTCGAGGAG ATGCGCAGCACCAGGAAGGTGTCGGTGTGGCCTGTGGCCTTTGTGGGCGGCCTGCGCTACGAGTCGCCCAAGGTGAACGCGGCGGGGAAGGTGTACGGCTGGAAAACCGTGTTCGACCCGCACCGCCCCTTCGCCATCGACATGGCCGGCTTCGCCGTCAACCTCAGGCTCATCCTGCAGCGCTCTCAGGCCTACTTCAAACTGCGGGGAGTCAAGGGTGGCTaccaggagagcagcctgcTCCGGGAGCTGGTCACCCTCAACGACCTCGAGCCCAAGGCTGCCAATTGCACTAAG ATTTTAGTCTGGCACACAAGGACAGAAAAGCCTGTGCTGGTGAACGAGGGCAAGAAAGGATTCACAGATCCCAATGTGGAAATCTGA